Proteins encoded within one genomic window of Rhododendron vialii isolate Sample 1 chromosome 1a, ASM3025357v1:
- the LOC131297972 gene encoding transcription factor bHLH10-like, with the protein MGFERNTPLMQDMVTESNLLHLPNLSFSYMDQTQNSLSFLPTLGFLGDVSSNIHSALDSNSANFDPLFHLNLPPPQPPLFRGLMFESPIPNGGYNMNTGSLFGGVVDEREGSGGGYGFDNGVFEFNGGDWSCRGRKSNGKGSNRQLNTEKQRRGQLSDQYEVLRNLVPNPTKADRASVVGDAIGYIKELLRTVNGLKMLVKRKRCSIERIKRHKTESDGPYHQDQSSYNGLRSSWLQRKFKDFEINVRIVDDEVTIKFAHPQKKINCLLPVSKALDELQMDIQHVGGGLVGDNYCLLFNTKVDNLFFLNYFRIENHSHFKYHPFLHVCPIRILTRHRIAFFCPTYAFHI; encoded by the exons ATGGGTTTTGAGAGAAACACCCCTTTGATGCAAGACATGGTCACTGAATCTAACCTTCTTCACTTACCCAATTTGTCGTTTTCTTATATGGACCAAACCCAAAACTCCCTGAGCTTTCTACCCACGTTAGGATTTCTGGGGGACGTTTCGTCGAATATTCACAGTGCGTTGGATTCAAATTCTGCTAATTTCGACCCTCTATTTCATTTGAACCTTCCACCACCACAACCTCCTCTGTTTAGGGGATTAATGTTTGAGTCTCCAATACCCAATGGGGGCTACAATATGAATACTGGTTCTTTGTTTGGAGGAGTGGTGGATGAGAGAgaaggaagtggtggtgggtaTGGATTTGACAATGGAGTTTTTGAGTTCAATGGTGGGGATTGGAGTTGCAGGGGTAGGAAGAGTAATGGGAAGGGCAGCAATCGACAGTTGAATACTGAGAAGCAAAGGAGAGGGCAGTTATCTGATCAGTATgaagttttgagaaatttggtTCCCAACCCCACCAAG GCTGATAGAGCATCAGTGGTGGGAGATGCCATTGGGTACATCAAAGAGCTTCTCAGAACTGTCAATGGGCTAAAAATGCTGGTGAAGAGGAAGAGATGCAGCATAGAGAGGATCAAAAGGCACAAGACAGAAAGTGATGGTCCCTATCATCAAGACCAGTCCTCCTACAATGGATTGAGGAGCTCATGGCTTCAGAGAAAGTTCAAAGACTTTGAGATCAATGTCCGGATTGTTGATGATGAAGTAACCATTAAATTCGCCCATCCGCAAAAGAAAATCAACTGCTTGTTGCCTGTTTCAAAAGCCCTTGATGAGCTTCAGATGGACATTCAACATGTTGGTGGTGGCCTTGTCGGTGATAACTACTGTCTCCTCTTCAATACTAAGGTggataatcttttttttttaaactattttcgCATTGAAAATCATTCTCACTTTAAATACCATCCCTTCCTACATGTTTGTCCGATCAGAATTTTGACCAGACATAGAATTGCATTTTTCTGTCCTACTTATGCATTTCATATTTGA
- the LOC131297964 gene encoding pentatricopeptide repeat-containing protein At1g08070, chloroplastic-like encodes MSFSFASSPYSCSKVSNASHLLDPQEFSIVNRLNSCKATRELKQIHSYIIKTSPTLQPQLLCPKLLSLCAKFPDIDLSYLYSVFTQISNPGVSLYNAIIRCFSGCKNKNGSLLALSFYSELLAKGLIPDKYTYPFLLKACAESRALREGQEVHARVVKNGFALDLYVVNTLIRLYAVCGAIESAQKMFDEGPHRDLVSWTTLIQGYVKMGFWKEGILLFFDMCDANFQVDELTAVIVLSACAKLGDLTLGRRIHLYMCDQKVNFDVFVGNALIDMYLKCGDADFACKIFNEMPVKNVVSWNSMVSGLVQKGEFKEVLNMFRKMQRRGVKPDDFTMVGVLNSCANLGMLELGKWAHAYVDRNRIKADGFIGNALVDMYAKCGSIDEASKVFNGMKCRDVYTYTTIIVGLAMHGQGERALDLFSQIPKMGIKPNGVTYLGVLMACSHAGLVDEGHKHFSEMSRVYDLEPQMQHYGCMVDLLGRAGLVNEAQEFISNMPIEPDAFVWGALLGACRIHGNVEHGEIVMEKLEKLEPERDGTYVLMSNIYFSANKRRNALKLRKAMKEREIRKIPGCSSIELAGVVHEFRRGDKSHRKTKDIYSILDELTSHLQNSGQWVHTDELY; translated from the exons ATGAGCTTCTCCTTCGCATCTTCTCCTTACTCTTGTTCGAAAGTCTCAAATGCCTCTCATCTTCTTGATCCCCAAGAGTTCTCAATCGTCAATAGGCTCAATTCCTGCAAAGCCACACGAGAACTAAAACAAATCCACTCCTACATCATCAAAACAAGCCCAACTCTTCAACCCCAACTCCTCTGTCCAAAATTGCTCTCTTTATGCGCCAAATTTCCTGACATAGACCTCAGCTATCTTTATTCCGTTTTCACCCAAATTTCCAATCCAG GTGTTAGTTTGTACAATGCTATTATCCGGTGCTTTTCGGGTTGCAAGAACAAGAACGGCTCTTTGCTTGCGTTATCTTTTTATAGCGAATTGCTGGCCAAGGGTTTGATTCCTGACAAGTACACGTACCCTTTTCTTCTCAAGGCTTGCGCCGAATCCCGTGCGTTGAGGGAAGGTCAGGAGGTTCATGCCCGTGTAGTTAAGAATGGGTTTGCGTTGGATTTGTATGTGGTCAACACATTGATTAGATTATACGCTGTTTGTGGGGCTATTGAGTCAGCGCAAAAGATGTTCGATGAAGGTCCTCATAGGGATTTGGTTTCGTGGACTACATTGATTCAGGGTTATGTTAAGATGGGGTTTTGGAAGGAAGGCATACTGTTGTTTTTTGATATGTGTGATGCAAATTTTCAGGTTGATGAACTGACAGCGGTGATTGTCCTTTCTGCGTGTGCTAAGTTGGGAGATTTGACTTTGGGTAGGAGGATACACCTGTATATGTGCGACCAGAAGGTGAATTTTGATGTCTTTGTTGGGAATGCATTAATCGATATGTACTTAAAATGTGGTGATGCTGATTTTGCTTGTAAAATTTTTAATGAGATGCCAGTGAAGAATGTGGTTTCTTGGAACTCCATGGTATCAGGATTGGTGCAGAAAGGGGAATTCAAAGAGGTCTTAAATATGTTTAGGAAGATGCAGAGACGAGGTGTCAAGCCGGATGATTTCACTATGGTTGGCGTGCTCAATTCTTGTGCTAATCTGGGCATGCTTGAGCTGGGGAAATGGGCTCATGCCTACGTGGATAGAAACCGCATCAAAGCAGATGGGTTTATAGGGAATGCATTGGTGGATATGTACGCAAAGTGTGGAAGCATAGATGAAGCCTCGAAAGTATTTAATGGCATGAAATGCAGAGATGTCTATACATACACGACCATAATTGTTGGGCTAGCAATGCACGGACAAGGAGAGAGAGCATTGGATCTTTTCTCTCAGATTCCTAAGATGGGCATAAAACCGAATGGCGTGACATATTTAGGTGTCCTTATGGCGTGCAGTCATGCAGGACTTGTGGACGAAGGGCATAAGCATTTTTCAGAGATGTCAAGAGTCTATGATCTTGAACCCCAAATGCAGCACTATGGTTGCATGGTTGACCTATTGGGTCGTGCGGGGTTGGTAAATGAAGCACAAGAGTTTATTAGTAATATGCCAATTGAACCTGATGCTTTTGTTTGGGGAGCGTTACTGGGAGCTTGTAGGATCCATGGGAATGTTGAGCATGGCGAGATTGTTATGGAAAAACTTGAGAAATTAGAGCCCGAAAGAGATGGGACCTACGTACTCATGTCTAACATATATTTCTCTGCAAATAAGAGGAGAAATGCGTTGAAGTTGAGAAAGGCAATGAAAGAAAGGGAAATAAGAAAGATTCCTGGGTGTAGTTCTATTGAACTGGCTGGGGTGGTTCATGAGTTCCGAAGGGGTGACAAGTCACACCGGAAAACTAAggatatatatagtatattgGACGAATTGACTAGTCATTTACAGAATAGTGGCCAGTGGGTACATACTGATGAATTATATTGA